Proteins co-encoded in one Bacteroidales bacterium genomic window:
- a CDS encoding DUF4304 domain-containing protein: MEKKELINILSEILIPAGFKRKGNYWVFNGHEITKMINLQKSQFGNHFYINYGYILNSIPLDGMMMHIYKRVASLDKTENLKIDELLNLENTISDDDRSHELKKMLVQKLVQNINLVSTEDELLNELKKRPHLNDIPLIVKRHFNLE; the protein is encoded by the coding sequence ATGGAAAAAAAAGAATTAATAAATATTTTGAGCGAGATACTCATACCAGCTGGATTTAAGAGAAAGGGGAATTATTGGGTTTTCAATGGTCATGAAATTACTAAAATGATTAATCTTCAAAAATCACAATTCGGTAATCATTTTTATATTAATTATGGATATATTTTAAATTCAATTCCTTTGGACGGTATGATGATGCATATTTATAAGAGAGTAGCTTCTTTAGACAAAACAGAAAATTTAAAAATTGATGAATTATTAAATCTTGAGAATACTATATCCGATGATGATAGGTCACATGAACTAAAAAAAATGTTAGTCCAAAAGTTAGTTCAAAATATCAATTTAGTTAGTACAGAAGATGAATTATTAAATGAATTGAAGAAACGTCCACATCTCAATGATATCCCTTTAATTGTTAAAAGACATTTTAATTTGGAGTAA